The DNA window GTCCTCATAGGCCGAAAACAGCTCGGGCCCTCGCTCGCCAAGCTCGCGCAGGTAGGTCCAGGTGTAGATGCCGGTATCGTGCATGTCGTCGAAACCGATACGGACCGCGTAATTGCCGGTCGGCGTCATCGAGATGATTGCGACGTTGCGTTTGCCAGGTACCGTTACCTTCTGCCCCGGCCCGTGGCCCTGCACCTCGGCCGAAGGCGAGAGCACTCGCAGCAGCTCGGCCGACAGGTCGAAGCTCTGCCCATCGCTGAAGGTCACCACAAGCCGCTGCCTGTCTTTCGAGACGCGGAGTTCGGTCGGCCAGATATCGCTCATCTCTGTCACCCTCTTTCCCTGGAGAAGTAGGCTTTCGCCATTTTGGAGGCAAGCGCAAATTGCCGTATGTGAAATCTGTTTCCCTTGACGGGGCAATCACATATGCACACATTGAAAGATATCGCTTGAAACCGGCATGACTTTCGCGACGACGACAGCCCGAAGGGCAAGGCCCTGCGGCGGAGGAACTGGTGAATACAAGAGTGGGAACGATAAGCAACGCAGCGCCGCTGGTGTCCGATGCGCATCCAATGATCGACCCTTTCGGCCGAGCAATTACCTATCTACGCGTCTCCGTCACCGACCGCTGCGATTTCCGCTGCACCTATTGCATGGCGGAGAATATGACCTTCCTGCCGAAGAAGGATCTCCTGACGCTGGAAGAGCTTGACAGGCTCTGTTCCGCCTTCATCTCGAAAGGCGTGAAGAAGATCAGGCTGACGGGCGGCGAGCCCTTGGTGCGCAAGAACATCATGTATCTCGTGCGCAGGCTCGGCGAAAAGATCGGCTCCGGCCTTGATGAGCTGACGCTGACCACCAACGGCTCGCAGCTCTCCCGCCATGCTCAGGAACTTTATGACTGCGGCGTGCGCCGCATCAACGTCTCGCTCGATACGCTCGATCCCGAGAAGTTCCGCAAGGTCACCCGCTGGGGCGATTTCGACAAGGTGATGGAAGGCATCAACGCCGCGCAGAAGGCAGGCATCAAAATCAAGCTCAATGCCGTGGCCTTGAAGGATTTCAACGGTGCCGAGATCCCCGATCTCCTGCGTTTCGCCCACGGCCGCGGCATGGACCTGACCGTCATTGAAACCATGCCGATGGGCGAGATCGAAGAAGACCGGACTGACCAGTATCTGCCGCTCTCGAAATTGCGAGCCGATCTCGAACGTCAGTTCACCCTTGTGGACATCCATTATCAGACCGGCGGCCCAGCGCGTTACGTTAGGGTCGAGGAAACAGGCGGCCGCCTCGGCTTCATCACGCCGCTGACACATAATTTCTGCGAGAGCTGCAACCGTGTGCGCCTCACCTGCACCGGCACGCTCTATATGTGTCTCGGCCAGAACGATGCCGCCGACCTGCGCGCCTCGCTGCGGGCCACCGAAGACGACGCCCTTCTCCATGCCGCCATCGACGAGGCCATCACCCGCAAACCGAAAGGCCACGACTTCATCATCGACCGCACGCACAACCGTCCGGCGGTGGCCCGGCATATGAGTGTCACCGGTGGGTGATGCCCGGTCCCGCAAAGCACAGCGATCGATCCAGTGAATCGATCGCAGGGCCGCACGCCCGGAGCCTGAAGCGAAGGGCCCGGGCATCCCGCTCGCCCGTAAGCAGGGCCAGTCCTGGGCCGCCGGCGACAGCGACCTGCGCTTCATCGACGAGATCATGGGCGCCCTAGACATTAGCCCTCGCCTTCCGTGATCTCGGCGCGCTGTCCGGCCGCAACGTCAAACTCGTCTCGATCGCCCAGGCGCTCCGCGAGCTGGAAATCATGCTGATGGACGAACCAACCAGCGCGCTCGACCTCCACCGCCAGATCGAAGTCCTGGACTTCATGGCCGACAGGCCCGCACCAAGGGCATGCTCGCCATGATCGCCATTCAAGACCTCAACCAGGCGCTGCGGTTCGTCGACAAGTCCTCATCATTGCCAACGGCCGCATGCGCGTCTGCGGCGCCCCAAGGGGATGTGGTGACCGCCGAGACGTTGATGGAGATCTACAGGATCGAGGCTCGGGTGGAGAAATGCTCGCTGGAATAGCATCATGTAACCGTCGACGGGACGGCACATTGACCTGGTAAAGTCACCCCATCTCGTCAGTCGATCAATCGCTGCGCGGTAAACTTGTCCGTAACAAGCATGTCGATGACACCCACGCGGAGCGCGCCTGCGATCGCGTCGGTCTTCTTGGCTCCGCCGGCAAGAGCAATGACCCGGTCCACCCGTTCGAGATCCTCGAGTGGAAGCCCTATGACCCGGTCATCCAAGGGCGTCTTGACCGCCTTGCCGTTCTTATCGAAGAAGCGAAGCGAGATATCGCCGACGGCTCCCGCTTCCGCAAGGTCGGAGAGTTCGCGAGACGAAAAGATATTGCCGGAGCGTGCAAGAAGTTCGGATGGTTCCACGGCTCCGATGCCGACGATTGCAAGCGTTATGCTGCCGAACAGATCCATCGTCTCGCGCACGAAGGGGTCGGCCTGCATAAGAAGCTTTGCTTCTCTGGATGTCGTGACGCCCTGCACAGGAAGCAGCTTCGGCTCGGCGCCGGTCAGGCGCGCAAGCCGTGTTGTCAGCTGCGTCGCATGGGTCTGCACCGACGGATCGCCCATGCCTCCAAGGGTCTGGACGACGTATTTCGCCTGGGCGCTCTTCTGAGGATGAATATTCTCGACCATCTTGAAAATGGTCTGGCTCCAGCTCGAAACGCCGATGATCTCACCCGGCGCAAGCGTCACCTCCAGGAGATGAGCCGCTGCCTCACCGATACGGGCCATGATGGCGCCGTCCCGATCTTCCGTGCACTCGACGACGATCGCCTCAGGCAGGCCGTATTTCTCGCGAAGCGCGCCCTCGAGCTCGCTGTAGGTGCCGACAGGAGGGATCACGCTGGTCCTTACGATATCTTCAGCCTCGGCGCGCTTGAGCATGCGTGACACCGTGGCCTGCGACAGTCGAAGGTGCTCTGCGATCTCCGCCTGTCGCCGCCCCTCTATGTGGTACATCTGGGCGACCCTTGAAATGAGGCGGAGTTCGTTGAGGCGAGTCATCGCTGATCCCGGAGTGAATTTTTATTCACCTTTAGCCTGTGTTTCGCGGGACGTCGAGCGGGCGAGCGCATCATTCCAGCTATCGAGAAGTCCCGCGCGATCCACGGTTTGCGGCTCGATGATCTCGGTGTTTCGCGGCAGCGCCGCGACAACGTGGAGATCGCTCCACATGCCGAGCGACAGCCCCGCCAGATAGGCAGCGCCCAGAGCCGATGCCTCGGGTGCTTCGCATTGGATTACGGGATGTTCGATGAGGTTCGACACACACTGCATCAGGAAGCGGTTCTGGCTCGGTCCCCCATCGACATAGAGCGCGCCGAGCGCGCCGCCGCTCTGTGCCCGCATGGCGGCAATCACATCATGGACCTGGAACGCGATGGAATCGGTTACCGACCGCGCCATCTGCGCACGTGTCGTATTGAAGTTGATCTGCGAGAACAGGGCACGGGCGTCGGAATTCCAATAGGGCGCTCCCAGTCCGACGAAGGCTGGCACGAAACCGGGTCCGCCAGGCTCGGCGCTCGCCGCAAGTTCGACAAGGGCCGCCACATCTTCAAGGCCGAGAATGCCGGCCATCCAGGGAAGGCTGGCAGCGCAAACCAGAATATTGCCTTCGAAAGCGAAGGTCGGCTTTCCCCCGATGCGCCATGCGACGGTGGTCGTGATGCCGTTGCGTGGGGCTATGAATTGCGGGAGCGTCGTCATGATCGAAGAGCCGGTTCCGAAGGTCACCTTGCCGTCGCCCGGCTTGAATGCTCCATGGCCGAACAGGGCGGCGTGGCTGTCTCCGATCGCGGCCATGATCGGCGTGCCGTCCGGCACCCCTGGCAGTCCTTTCGTCCGGCCGAAATCGGCGGAGCTGTCGAGCACTTCGGGCAGGAACGCGACATCGACGCCGAAGATCTCACCGAGTTCCTCGCTCCATCTCTGTTCGCTGAGATCGAACAACTGGCTCCTGGCGGCATTCGAAGCATCGCATACATGCCGGCGCCCGCCTGTCAGGCAGTGGATGAGCCAACTGTCGACCGTTCCCAATCGCACCCGCCGTCCGGCCGGAATCCGGTCGAGCAGCCACCGGAATTTCGAACCTGGAAACATCGGATCCAGCGGAAGGCCGGTCAGCGCCTGCACACGCTCGAGGCGGCGTTCGGCAATCAGACGTTCGCAATCCCGTGCCGTTCGACGGCACTGCCAGCTGACCACCGGTCCAAGCGCCTCTCCCGTTTCGGCATCCCAGGCGGTGACGGACTCGCGCTGATTGGAAATGGCAATGGCCGCGATATTCGCGTCGGGGCTGGCCTTCAGGCACGCATCGATCGCTTCGCAGACCGAAGCGTAGAGCCGGCGCGGGTCCTGTTCGACCCAGCCTTCCCCCGGATAGGAGATGCCGACAGGGGACGAACCTCGGCCGATGATTTCGCCCGTCTCGGAAACGAGAACTGCCTTCGAATTGGTCGTGCCTTGGTCGATTGCCAGAATTGCCCGCATTCTATCCTCCCCAGATCAGCTGACGGCCGGGATGGCAACAGGCGTCCCGGCCAGTCTTGATCCCATTACTTGCGCTTGATCAGCTCCTGCGCGGCGTCGGCGATTGCGGATGGCGACATGCCGTATTCGTCGAGCAGGAACTCTGCCGAACCGGTCGGGGCATAGACGCCGGGAACGCCGAGGCGCTTCATCGGCACCGGGGCATGGTCGACCACCACTTCGGCCACCGCGGAGCCGAGCCCGCCAAAGATCGAATGTTCTTCGGCCGTGACGATCGCTCCGGTTTCCCTGGCTGCGGCGATGATGGCCTCTTCGTCGATCGGACGAACCGTTGCGAGATTGAGCACCCTGGCATCGATGCCGCGGTCTGCGAGAATCTCGGCAGCCTTCACGATGCGATGCGTCAAGGTGCCATTGGCGATCAAGGTGACTTGCGAACCCTGGCGAAGGAGATTCGCTTTGCCGAGTTCGAACGTGTGACCTTCCGGAAGAAGGTCGGGCACACCGACCCGTGACAGGCGCAGGAAGCAAGGCCCGCTGTAGGTCGCTGCCCAGGCAACCGCAGCAGCGGTTTCGATCCGGTCGCAGGGCGCGATGACCGGGAGATTGGGCAGCACCCGCGTCCAGGCGAAGTCTTCGATCGAGTGATGAGTCGGACCGAGTTCGCCATATGCCATGCCGGACGAGATCCCCACCAGCTTGACGTTGGCGTTCGAGTAGGAAATGTCGGCCTTGATCTGCTCCAGCGACCGCCCCGTCAGAAACGGAGCAGCGCCGCACACGAAGGGCAGCCGTCCGCCATTGGCAAGGCCTGCTCCGACGCCGACCATGTTCTGCTCCGCGATGCCGACATTGACGAGGCGCTCCGGAAACCTCGACTTGAAGCCGCCGAGCTTGGAGGAGCCGACAGAGTCGTTGCAGACGGCAACGATCGTTTCGTTTTCGCCGGCCAGCCGCTCGAGCGTAGAGGCGAATGCGTCGCGGCAATCGTGGAGCTTGGGTGGGTTTACTGGCGCGTTCATCACAGTGCCTCCGACAATTCTGCCAATGCGATTTCGTATTGTTCCCTACTCGGCACCTTATGATGCCACTCGACCCGGTCCTGCATGAAGGAGATTCCGTGGCCCTTGTTGGTGTGGGCGACGATGCAATGCGGTCCCAACCCCCGGTGTTCGAGAGCCGGAACGATCTCGCCCATACTGTTGCCGTCGATTTCGGTGACTTCCCAGCCGAAGGCTTCGAGCTTCGGACGAAGGGGCGCGAGATCGTTGGTTTCAGCCAGCGCAGCACCCTGCTGGAACCTGTTGTGATCGATGATCAGGGTCAAGTTATCGAGCTTGAACTGGGCCGCCGCCATGATCGCTTCCCAGTTGGAGCCCTCCTGCATCTCGCCGTCGCCGGTGACGACATAGGTGCGATATCCAGCGCCTGAGAGCTTCGCGGCTTTTGCCATTCCGACCGCAACAGGAAGGCCGTGGCCGAGCGGACCGGTATTCGTTTCGACGCCCGGAACCTTGTTGCAGTTTGGATGCCCGTTCAGCCTCGAATGCGGCTGCAGGAAGGTGGAAATCTCCTCCTCCGGAATGAAGCCGCGTTTGGCAAGCGTCACATAGAGAGCGCAGGCCGTATGTCCCTTTGACAGAACGAACCTGTCGCGGTCGGGATGCTTCGGCTGATCCGGCCAGACTTTCAGCACACGAAAATAGAGCGCCGTCAGAATGTCGATGACCGACATCTCCCCTCCAATATGGCCGGCGCCCGCTTCAAAGACCGCCTGGAGATCACGCAATCGGATCTCGCGGGCGATGCGCTCAAGTTCTGTCGTATCCATGGGCTCCTCATGTGCATAAATATTCACTACTCAATATTTTTGCACAACCAACCGATTAGTCAAGCCCTTTAGCGAGGCACCCGGAAGCGCACACTGCTGCAAATCTTGTTGACAGCCGGAAAGCAACTTGTTAATGAATTTTCCAGCAACGGTGAATAATTATTCTAGCTTGCACAAATATCAGATACAAGCGTAAGCATGGGAGGAGCAATGGTGGCGCTCGATATCAATGAACACAGGCTTTCCTCCGGAGCTTGGCTCGGCAAGCTCAAGGGAGCGACCGGTCCGCTCGTGGGATTGCTGGCGCTGTGCATCTTTCTGAGCTTCAGCACGGACACGTTTCTTTCGGTCCGGAACGGCCTCAATATCCTCGACCAGATCACCGTCCTCGGCATCATGGCGGTTGGAATGACCTTCGTCATCCTGATCGGCGGCATCGATCTGTCCGTCGGCTCGGCCCTCGCCCTGGCGATGATGGTCATGGGCTGGACCGCCAACGTCGCTGGTCTGCCGCTACTCGTTGGGATCGCCTTTGCGCTGATCGCCTCGGCTGTTTGCGGCCTGATCGTCGGACTTCTGGTGACGCAGTTCAGGGTTCCAGCCTTCATTGCCACTCTTGCAATGATGTCGGCGGCGCGCGGCGTTGCGAACATGATCACGGACGGCCAGCAGATCGTCGGCTTCCCCGACTGGTTCATGATGCTGGCAATCGATCGCCATTTCGGCGTCATGACTGCCACGGTCTTCCTCATGCTCGCGGTCGTTCTTGCGGCCTGGCTCTTCCTGCACTTCCGGTCCGAAGGCCGCATGCTCTATGCGGTGGGCGGCAACCCCGAAGTCGCGCGGCTGGCCGGCATCAACGTCCCGCTGGTGACGATAGCCGTCTATGTCGTGAGCGCAGTCCTTGCCGGGCTTGCCGGCATCGTGCTCGCCGCCCGCCTGGATTCCGTCCAACCGTCCAGCGGCCTTGGCTATGAGCTGGACACCATCGCCGCCGTCGTCATCGGCGGGACTTCGCTCTCCGGCGGCGCAGGCGGCATCGGCGGAACGCTGATCGGCGTGCTGATCATCGGTGTGCTGCGCAACGGCCTCAACCTTCTCAACGTCTCGCCCTTCCTCCAGCAGGTGATCATCGGGATCGTGATCGTGCTTGCGGTCGGCGCAGAGACCATTCGTCGGCGTCGCGCCTGACGCGCATCGTCCGCCGCGTTGGCGGGCACGGAATTCCGTCCCGGAAATTCGGGGCGGAGCAATCACCCGAGGGGGAGGACATACCCTAGGGTTCCATCAAAACGGAGGAACTACAATGAAAATTGCGCGCACCATGCTTGCGTCCGCTGCACTGCTCGGTCTCATGCTCGGTCCCGTCCACGCGGCGGAGCTGAAGAAACTTGGATTGGCCGTCGCCAACCTTCAGGCAAACTTCTTCAACCAGATCAAGCAATCGGTCGAGGCCGAAGCCAAGAAGCGCGGCATCGAAGTCATCACGGTCGATGCAAAGGGCGACGGGCCGACGCAGGTCAACCAAATTCAGGATCTTCTGACCCAGAAGATCGACGCGCTGATCTACATTCCGGCAGGTGCCGCCGCTGCGACCGTTCCGGTCAAGCTCGCGAAGAACGCCGGCATTCCGGTGGTCAACGTCGACCGCAACGCCGAGGGCGCGCCGGGAGATACGTTCCTCGCAACGGATTCCGTCGCATCGGCCAAGGCGGTATGCGACTACATTCTGAAAGAAGCCGGCGGCAAGGGTAAGATGGTCATCATCCACGGCCAGAAGGGCACGACCCCGGAAGTCGACCGCTCCAAGGGCTGCGCTGAATCGCTCAAGGCCTATCCGGATGTGAAGGTCGTCGCCGAGCAATATTCGAACATCTGGAGCCAGGACGAAGGTTTCCAGATCATGCAGAACATGCTGCAGGCAAATCCTGATGTCTCGATCGTCTTCGCACAGGCCGATGGCCTCGCGCTTGGCGCCGCTCAGGCGATCAAGGTCGCAAACCCCTCGCAGAAGATCGTGGTCGGCGGCTTCGATGGCGACACCGCGGCTCTCGAAGCCCTCAGCAAGGGCGTCTTCAACGTAACGGCAACCCAGCAGACGCAGAAGATGGGCCGCGACGCTGTCGAAAATGCCGCCAAGCTTGTCGCCGGCGAAAAGGTACCCCCGGTACAGCTCCTGGATGCCACGCTGACAACCAAGGAAAACGTCGCAGGCTTCATCGCCAACCATCCGTAATGAAGTCGAGGTCTTGAGGAGGTGTGCCGTGACTGATCCAGTTCTTTCCCTGAGGGGCATATCCAAGTGGTATGGACCGCTCCAGGTGCTGAAGAATGTCAGCCTGGACGTCCATCCCGGTGAAGTGGTTGCGCTTCTCGGGGAAAACGGAGCGGGCAAGTCGACGCTGTCGGGCATCATTGCCGGCTCACGCACACCCTCCGAGGGATCGATGACATGGCTGGGGCAGCCTTATGCCCCGGCCACCCCGCGGGAAGCGATCGACAAGGGCGTTGTGCTGATCCACCAGGAACTGCAGCTTCTGCCGCAGCTGTCGATCGCCGAAAACGTCTTCATCGGACGCTGGCCGATGAAGAACGGTGTCGTCGACCGGGCTCAGATGGTCCGCCGGGCCCAAGACCAGCTCGCGCGCTTGAACCTCCATATACCGGCAACGCGGATGGTCGCCGGCCTTTCCACCGCAAATCAACAGCTCATCGAGATCGCCAAGGCGCTGGCTCTCAACGCCAAGCTCCTTATCCTCGATGAACCGACGGCCGCCCTTGGCGGCGCCGAGACGGAAGCTCTGTTCGCACAGGTTCGCAAGCTTCGCTCGGAAGGCGTGGGCATCGTCTACATTTCCCACCGCATGGAAGAGATCAAGCAGATTACCGACCGCATCGTCGTTCTTCGCGACGGCGAGCGGGTGCAGGAATTTTCGGACAGCGCGACCCCGGTGCGAACGATTGTCGAGAGCATGGTGGGACGCCCGCTTGATCGCCTGTTCCCCACCCTGCCCGTTCCGACCGAGCGCCCTGTACTCCAAGTCTCCGGCCTGAGCTCGCCTGACAATTCGTTCCGGGACGTCAGTTTCGAGGTTCGGGCCGGAGAAATTCTCGGCATCGCCGGATTGGTCGGCGCCGGCCGCACCGAACTGGTGCGGGCGATTTCGGGCGCGGATCCGATCAGTGCCGGCTCGATCAGGCTGGAAGGCGAGGAACTCAGGCTGCGTGATCCGGCCGACGCCATCGCCAAGGGCATCGTAATGGTTCCGGAAGACCGCAAGGAGCAGGGCCTCATCGTCGGCCACCGGATTAGCGAAAACATCATCTACGCCAATCTGGATAAACTCGGCGGTGGCTGGATCACGCCGCGCCTCAAGCGCTCCTTCGCGGAAAAGGCAGTTGCCAAGTTCGGCGTCAAGGGCCGCGCCGAGCAATACGCCTCCGATCTCTCCGGCGGCAACCAGCAGAAGGTCGTGATCGCGAAGTGGCTCTTGCGCGATCCCAAGGTCGTGGTCCTCGACGAACCGACGAGAGGCATCGACGTCGGCGC is part of the Rhizobium bangladeshense genome and encodes:
- a CDS encoding sugar ABC transporter ATP-binding protein encodes the protein MTDPVLSLRGISKWYGPLQVLKNVSLDVHPGEVVALLGENGAGKSTLSGIIAGSRTPSEGSMTWLGQPYAPATPREAIDKGVVLIHQELQLLPQLSIAENVFIGRWPMKNGVVDRAQMVRRAQDQLARLNLHIPATRMVAGLSTANQQLIEIAKALALNAKLLILDEPTAALGGAETEALFAQVRKLRSEGVGIVYISHRMEEIKQITDRIVVLRDGERVQEFSDSATPVRTIVESMVGRPLDRLFPTLPVPTERPVLQVSGLSSPDNSFRDVSFEVRAGEILGIAGLVGAGRTELVRAISGADPISAGSIRLEGEELRLRDPADAIAKGIVMVPEDRKEQGLIVGHRISENIIYANLDKLGGGWITPRLKRSFAEKAVAKFGVKGRAEQYASDLSGGNQQKVVIAKWLLRDPKVVVLDEPTRGIDVGARAGIYDIIVNLAKQGVAVIVVSSDLEEVLGVSNRILVLAQGKQAGILDRDQANDVSVMELATI
- a CDS encoding sugar-binding transcriptional regulator produces the protein MTRLNELRLISRVAQMYHIEGRRQAEIAEHLRLSQATVSRMLKRAEAEDIVRTSVIPPVGTYSELEGALREKYGLPEAIVVECTEDRDGAIMARIGEAAAHLLEVTLAPGEIIGVSSWSQTIFKMVENIHPQKSAQAKYVVQTLGGMGDPSVQTHATQLTTRLARLTGAEPKLLPVQGVTTSREAKLLMQADPFVRETMDLFGSITLAIVGIGAVEPSELLARSGNIFSSRELSDLAEAGAVGDISLRFFDKNGKAVKTPLDDRVIGLPLEDLERVDRVIALAGGAKKTDAIAGALRVGVIDMLVTDKFTAQRLID
- the moaA gene encoding GTP 3',8-cyclase MoaA; the encoded protein is MNTRVGTISNAAPLVSDAHPMIDPFGRAITYLRVSVTDRCDFRCTYCMAENMTFLPKKDLLTLEELDRLCSAFISKGVKKIRLTGGEPLVRKNIMYLVRRLGEKIGSGLDELTLTTNGSQLSRHAQELYDCGVRRINVSLDTLDPEKFRKVTRWGDFDKVMEGINAAQKAGIKIKLNAVALKDFNGAEIPDLLRFAHGRGMDLTVIETMPMGEIEEDRTDQYLPLSKLRADLERQFTLVDIHYQTGGPARYVRVEETGGRLGFITPLTHNFCESCNRVRLTCTGTLYMCLGQNDAADLRASLRATEDDALLHAAIDEAITRKPKGHDFIIDRTHNRPAVARHMSVTGG
- a CDS encoding gamma-butyrobetaine hydroxylase-like domain-containing protein, whose protein sequence is MSDIWPTELRVSKDRQRLVVTFSDGQSFDLSAELLRVLSPSAEVQGHGPGQKVTVPGKRNVAIISMTPTGNYAVRIGFDDMHDTGIYTWTYLRELGERGPELFSAYEDELREKGMNRDTAEKPR
- a CDS encoding FGGY family carbohydrate kinase translates to MRAILAIDQGTTNSKAVLVSETGEIIGRGSSPVGISYPGEGWVEQDPRRLYASVCEAIDACLKASPDANIAAIAISNQRESVTAWDAETGEALGPVVSWQCRRTARDCERLIAERRLERVQALTGLPLDPMFPGSKFRWLLDRIPAGRRVRLGTVDSWLIHCLTGGRRHVCDASNAARSQLFDLSEQRWSEELGEIFGVDVAFLPEVLDSSADFGRTKGLPGVPDGTPIMAAIGDSHAALFGHGAFKPGDGKVTFGTGSSIMTTLPQFIAPRNGITTTVAWRIGGKPTFAFEGNILVCAASLPWMAGILGLEDVAALVELAASAEPGGPGFVPAFVGLGAPYWNSDARALFSQINFNTTRAQMARSVTDSIAFQVHDVIAAMRAQSGGALGALYVDGGPSQNRFLMQCVSNLIEHPVIQCEAPEASALGAAYLAGLSLGMWSDLHVVAALPRNTEIIEPQTVDRAGLLDSWNDALARSTSRETQAKGE
- a CDS encoding transketolase family protein is translated as MNAPVNPPKLHDCRDAFASTLERLAGENETIVAVCNDSVGSSKLGGFKSRFPERLVNVGIAEQNMVGVGAGLANGGRLPFVCGAAPFLTGRSLEQIKADISYSNANVKLVGISSGMAYGELGPTHHSIEDFAWTRVLPNLPVIAPCDRIETAAAVAWAATYSGPCFLRLSRVGVPDLLPEGHTFELGKANLLRQGSQVTLIANGTLTHRIVKAAEILADRGIDARVLNLATVRPIDEEAIIAAARETGAIVTAEEHSIFGGLGSAVAEVVVDHAPVPMKRLGVPGVYAPTGSAEFLLDEYGMSPSAIADAAQELIKRK
- a CDS encoding transketolase; translation: MDTTELERIAREIRLRDLQAVFEAGAGHIGGEMSVIDILTALYFRVLKVWPDQPKHPDRDRFVLSKGHTACALYVTLAKRGFIPEEEISTFLQPHSRLNGHPNCNKVPGVETNTGPLGHGLPVAVGMAKAAKLSGAGYRTYVVTGDGEMQEGSNWEAIMAAAQFKLDNLTLIIDHNRFQQGAALAETNDLAPLRPKLEAFGWEVTEIDGNSMGEIVPALEHRGLGPHCIVAHTNKGHGISFMQDRVEWHHKVPSREQYEIALAELSEAL
- a CDS encoding ABC transporter permease, which codes for MVALDINEHRLSSGAWLGKLKGATGPLVGLLALCIFLSFSTDTFLSVRNGLNILDQITVLGIMAVGMTFVILIGGIDLSVGSALALAMMVMGWTANVAGLPLLVGIAFALIASAVCGLIVGLLVTQFRVPAFIATLAMMSAARGVANMITDGQQIVGFPDWFMMLAIDRHFGVMTATVFLMLAVVLAAWLFLHFRSEGRMLYAVGGNPEVARLAGINVPLVTIAVYVVSAVLAGLAGIVLAARLDSVQPSSGLGYELDTIAAVVIGGTSLSGGAGGIGGTLIGVLIIGVLRNGLNLLNVSPFLQQVIIGIVIVLAVGAETIRRRRA
- a CDS encoding sugar ABC transporter substrate-binding protein, which translates into the protein MKIARTMLASAALLGLMLGPVHAAELKKLGLAVANLQANFFNQIKQSVEAEAKKRGIEVITVDAKGDGPTQVNQIQDLLTQKIDALIYIPAGAAAATVPVKLAKNAGIPVVNVDRNAEGAPGDTFLATDSVASAKAVCDYILKEAGGKGKMVIIHGQKGTTPEVDRSKGCAESLKAYPDVKVVAEQYSNIWSQDEGFQIMQNMLQANPDVSIVFAQADGLALGAAQAIKVANPSQKIVVGGFDGDTAALEALSKGVFNVTATQQTQKMGRDAVENAAKLVAGEKVPPVQLLDATLTTKENVAGFIANHP